TTTCGGGGGGCACCTGGCAGCAGATTTTGGCCTTTTGACTTTCGATGAACTTATTCAGGAAGGTGGATTCCCGTTCTTCCCGTGGGTTGGCTTTGCATACAGCTTTTAGCGCAGTCTGGCCTTGCACGCCACAAACGGAGCGCCAGCCGGTGGTTGGTGAGTTGTCCTCCTGTCGGTGGGCTCCGCCAGCAAGGAACGGCTCTTGTTTTGTTAGCCATATGCCCGTACACCGGCTGCCGGTGTTCACCAACATAAGACGGCTTGGCCAGCCTCGGCTGCACGCAGGGGACAGGATTGATGAGTGGGCGGTACCGTTCTCTCACCTGACCGAGAGTCGAGTATTGGGTTTACGTTCCCTCGATTGAGAGCAGTGCCCCTGCGTTCATTTGGGAGCAGGAGACCATTTCATGAAGAAGCGTTTCCTTCTCATAGGCATCGTCACGGCATTTGCCCTTCTTCTGGTGACTGTCTTTTTCTATGCCCGCACAGCCCGGCGCATGCAACCGACGCCATGGAGCCTGGACTCTGAGGCCGCAGAAGGAACCAAGGAGGACCCCCTTGCCAGAAAGCGCCACGAGTGGTTCTGCCTGCGCGATCCGGCCACCAACAGAGTTCCACGGGACATCGGCTTGGCCGAGCTGCAGTTTGTCAGAGGCCTGGCCAAGCGCTCCGGAGCGCACCAGCGAGCTCTCACCGTCGACTGGGTTGCGAGGGGGCCGTGCAACGTGGGCGGTCGCACCAGAGCCCTGGCGATTGACGTGAGCGACGAGAATGTGATCCTGGCCGGGGGTGTTTCGGGCGGAATGTGGAAGTCCACCGACGGCGGCCGCTCCTGGCGCAAGACCACTGCCCCGGATCAACTGCACAGCGTCTCGTGCATTGCCCAGAATCGTTCGCCAGGCAAGAGAGACATCTGGTATTATGGCACGGGAGAATCTTACCCGACAGGGGGAAGCGCTGCTCACCTCACGTTCAGCGATGCCTTCTACCGCGGCGACGGTATTTTCAAATCCACCGATGGCGGGGAAAGCTGGTCCCTTCTTCCCGCTACCGTCTCGGGCACGCCGGAAGCTGCGGACGCCTTCGACTACGTATTTGGCCTGGAGACCTTCGCCGAGGACGGCGTCTTGGCGGCAACCTCCAACGGGCTATTCCGCAGCGCCGACGGCGGCGCAAGCTGGCAACAAGTGCTTTACTTCGGCGAAAAGTACCACAGCACCGAGGTCGCTGCCACGCCTTCCGGCATCCTCTACATCACTATCGGCGGCATCGGCCCGGACAACGGGGTCTATACCTCGGCGGATGGCCTTACCTGGGAGAAGATCTCTCCGCCCCAGTGGCCCGATACCACCCAGCGGACCGCCATTGGCATTGCCCCGTCCAATGAGGACGTGGTCTATTTTCTCTCCTACCTCACCGGGCTGAAGACCAAGCTGTGGAAATACGAGCGCAACCGCGGCTGGACAGACCTCACGGCCAACCTGCCCTGGGGAGGGGAGATGATTACCTATGGCGGCCACATGATGATCGTGAAGGTGAAACCGGATGACGAAAACGTCCTCTTCGTCGGGACCGTGGGGCTTTACCGCAGCAGGGATGGCGGTCAGTCCTTCGAACTGATCGGGGCGTACAGCGACTTTCACGTTGATCAGCACGCCATTGTCTTTTTGCCCTCCAATCCCCGGGTCATGCTGGTGGGGAACGACGGCGGCGTGTTCAGAACCGACGACAACCTTGCCGAGCCGACCCTGGATCTTCGCTCCGGGGAGTACCACATTCCTTGGCAGTCTTTGAACAACGGTTACCGCACCACCCAGTTCTATTCCGTGGCCATCGACCACGGAACCCCTGGCAGCGAGACCATCCTCGGCGGCACCCAGGACAACGCCTTTCTCTTCACCAAGGTACCGGACCCGTTGCAGCCATGGCAAGTCATCTTCGGGGGTGCAATGGATGGCGGCTTCACGGCTATTGCGCACGGCGGAGACTACTTCTATGCCACCCAGGCCGGCAGCTTTGCGGTGTGGCGCTTCGATTTCCCGAACGGCCAGCTGCGCTGGACTAACATCACCCCCGAACAGGCCAGTGGCGGCACTTTGTGGATGCCCCCCTTCCTTCTGGACCCCCACGACCAGAAGGTCATGTACCTGCCCTGGCGAGACCAACTGTGGCGCAACGCGGATCTGACCGCCATCCCCTATGTCTTTCCGCCCCGGCCAACCAGCGTCAACTGGGAGCGTCTGGAGAAGGTCTCGGGCGGACAGATCACCGCCGTGGGCATGTCCGAGGCCCAGCCCAGGCGGCTCTACTTCGCAACCTTCAGCTGGACGCCTGGGGCCAAGTTGTTTCGTCTCGATAATCCCCATCTCGGCCAGCCGCAGCCGGAGGAGATCACCGGAAGTAACTTCCCCTACTTCCCGTGGTGCCCGTCCATCGGCTGCATTGCCGTAGACCCGCGCGATGCCAACAAACTGCTGGTGGCCTTTCCCAACTACCGGGTGATCAGCATCTATGCCTCGCAGGACGGCGGCAACTCCTGGATTCCGGTGGCCGGCAATTTAGAGCAAAACCCCGACGGCAGCGGCAGCGGACCA
The candidate division KSB1 bacterium genome window above contains:
- a CDS encoding T9SS type A sorting domain-containing protein; this translates as MKKRFLLIGIVTAFALLLVTVFFYARTARRMQPTPWSLDSEAAEGTKEDPLARKRHEWFCLRDPATNRVPRDIGLAELQFVRGLAKRSGAHQRALTVDWVARGPCNVGGRTRALAIDVSDENVILAGGVSGGMWKSTDGGRSWRKTTAPDQLHSVSCIAQNRSPGKRDIWYYGTGESYPTGGSAAHLTFSDAFYRGDGIFKSTDGGESWSLLPATVSGTPEAADAFDYVFGLETFAEDGVLAATSNGLFRSADGGASWQQVLYFGEKYHSTEVAATPSGILYITIGGIGPDNGVYTSADGLTWEKISPPQWPDTTQRTAIGIAPSNEDVVYFLSYLTGLKTKLWKYERNRGWTDLTANLPWGGEMITYGGHMMIVKVKPDDENVLFVGTVGLYRSRDGGQSFELIGAYSDFHVDQHAIVFLPSNPRVMLVGNDGGVFRTDDNLAEPTLDLRSGEYHIPWQSLNNGYRTTQFYSVAIDHGTPGSETILGGTQDNAFLFTKVPDPLQPWQVIFGGAMDGGFTAIAHGGDYFYATQAGSFAVWRFDFPNGQLRWTNITPEQASGGTLWMPPFLLDPHDQKVMYLPWRDQLWRNADLTAIPYVFPPRPTSVNWERLEKVSGGQITAVGMSEAQPRRLYFATFSWTPGAKLFRLDNPHLGQPQPEEITGSNFPYFPWCPSIGCIAVDPRDANKLLVAFPNYRVISIYASQDGGNSWIPVAGNLEQNPDGSGSGPSVRWIAILYVEGQPVYFSGTSMGLFSTTKLDSMNTIWVQEGAQTIGNVVVDMIDVRQSDGFLAAATHGNGVYSTYLSELPSAVPTTAAPSESFALFPAYPNPFNAQTVISYKLARPARVTLEVHNTFGQKTCTLVAGEQPPGLHRVSWDGKDKAGRPVASGLYMVVLKAGESQLVQKVLLIR